In Phocoena phocoena chromosome 19, mPhoPho1.1, whole genome shotgun sequence, a genomic segment contains:
- the RNF222 gene encoding RING finger protein 222, which translates to MSEGESKESSGGECPVCYEKFREMEGASRTLSCGHMFCHDCLVKYLLSTRVDGQVQRTVVCPVCRYVTFLGKKSSCWPSKLDKSAQTLAVPMGLPPVPPPDTLGHANSLALSQPFWRPSPNQGVQLTLDPPPGLLQEPQIFIISCHGMPLGKQDSILPGRSQAELLEASPVPSSTRSFCSRSQALLLIILIAVVAMVAAILPWVLLVRKHA; encoded by the coding sequence ATGTCCGAGGGGGAGAGCAAGGAAAGCTCGGGCGGCGAGTGCCCCGTGTGCTACGAGAAGTTCCGCGAAATGGAGGGCGCCAGCCGGACGCTGAGCTGTGGCCACATGTTCTGCCATGACTGCCTGGTCAAGTACCTCCTCTCCACGCGCGTGGACGGGCAGGTCCAGAGGACCGTCGTCTGCCCCGTCTGCCGCTACGTCACCTTCCTCGGCAAGAAGAGCTCCTGCTGGCCCTCCAAGCTGGACAAGAGCGCTCAGACCCTGGCCGTGCCCATGGGCCTGCCGCCCGTGCCACCGCCGGACACCCTAGGCCACGCCAACTCCCTGGCCCTCTCCCAGCCTTTCTGGAGGCCGTCCCCGAATCAGGGCGTCCAGCTGACCTTGGACCCGCCGCCCGGCCTACTCCAGGAGCCGCAGATCTTCATCATCAGCTGCCACGGGATGCCCCTGGGGAAGCAGGACAGCATCCTGCCCGGGCGCAGCCAGGCCGAGCTCTTGGAGGCCTCCCCGGTGCCCAGCTCCACCCGGTCGTTCTGCAGCCGCTCCCAGGCCCTACTGCTCATCATCCTCATTGCCGTGGTGGCCATGGTGGCTGCCATCCTGCCCTGGGTGCTGCTGGTGAGGAAGCACGCGTGA